Sequence from the Miscanthus floridulus cultivar M001 chromosome 16, ASM1932011v1, whole genome shotgun sequence genome:
aagaagcaattagaagatttgtcaaaaaaggggtttatttggccaagcaagtctgaatggggatgtcccgctttgtttgtgaaaaagaagaaagagggcacgttgagaatgtgcgtagattacaggccactcaatgctgtgactgtcaagaataaatatcccttgccacatattaatgttctgtttgaccaattatccaaggccaaggtgttctcaaaaatagatttgagatccggttattatcagattaagattacgccacaggatataccgaaaactgcattttccaccagatacgggttgtatgagtatcttgtcatgtcttttggcttgacaaatgctcctgcatactttatgtttttgatgaatatagtttttatgccagaattggataagtttgtggtggtgttcatcgatgacattctggtataCTCCGAGAataagaaagatcatgaagagcatctgagaactgtcttgaccagacttagagatcatcaattgtatgctaagtttagcaaatgcgaattctggttgaaggaagttcctttccttggtcacattctgtcagagaatggagtttcagtcgatccaagtaaggtgcaagaagttatgaattggaaagcaccgaccacagttcctgagattagaagtttcttaggactagcgggttattatcgttgctttataccagatttctcgaagatcgccaaaccgatgacaagcctcctacaaaaggatcataagtttgtgtggacagaagagtgtgaagcagctttccacactttgcggaaactattgaccactgctcctgttctagcacaaccagatattgagaaaccatttgatgtgttttgcgacgcatcgaagactggattgggttgtgttcttatgcaagaaaggagagtcatagcttatgcatcacgacaattgagaaagcacgaagtcaactatccaacacatgatcttgaacttgctgcagttgtacacgccctaaaaatttggagacattatctacttggtaatgtgtgcaatattttcacggatcacaagagtcttaagtatatctttacccaaccagagctaaacatgagacagcgcagatggttggaattgataaaggattacaacttgaatgtgcaatatcatcctggtaaagccaatgtagtggcagatgctttgagcagaaagtcacattatttaaatgtgcagccattacttgaagatgggttcgatctaatgcatcctgctgtgttacatagtattcagattagttgctctttggaaagtaagataatagaaggtcagaaaaccgacaagggaatattccatatcaaagagaaaataaaagaaaagccgtctcaacactttaaagtggatgaacagggcgtgttgtggtttgacaaccgtcttgtggttcccaaggatcgagagcttaggaataagctcatggatgaagctcacttttctaagctatctatccatcccggaagtagtaagatgtatccagaactaagatctcgctattggtggaccaaaatgaagaaagaaattacagcatatgttgtcagatgtgacacatgttgtcgagtgaaagcaattcacatgaaacctgccggtatgttgcaacccttatcagtccctagttggaagtgggacgatataagtatggattttatcacgggtttgcccactacttaaaaaggacatgattcaatttgggtaattgtggaccgtcttaccaagaccgctcatttcttgcctgtcaaaacagattatcgaccacctcaatatgccgagaagtatatcgcagaaattgtgaggttgcatgatataccaaagaccatagtatctgatagaggctcgcagttcacggctcatttttgttaacatttacacaaaggcttgggaactagtttgattcgcagtaccgcttatcatcctcagacagatggtcagactgaacgagtaaatgctattttggaggatatgttaagagcctgtgtattgtcttctaagggatcatgggagtcatggttaccgctagctgagttttcttataataatagttatcaagaaagcatcaagatggccccattcgaagctttatatggcagaaaatgtagaacaccattgaattggatcgagcctagtgatagaaggtattacggcattgactttgtagaagaagtcgAGAataaagttcatattattcagcagaatatgaaagctgctcaatcacgtcagaaaagctatgcagacaaaagaaggagacctcttatgtttgaagttggtgactatgtttatctgaaagtcacgccaatgaagaagaaaaggtttggaatccgaagaaagcttgccgcgagattcgtaggacaaTACAAGATCTTagaacgaagaggtccggtagcttacaagttagagttacctgagacaatgagtaccgttttcccagttttccatgtatcacatctcaagaaatgtttgtgtgtttcagaggaaagaatagaacctcgaggtattcaactcaaatcagatttggtgtatcgtgagcaaccagtccgggtgttagacactaaggaacgtgctactcgaaatagtgtggtgaaaacatacaagatacagtgggatcatcatgatgagggagatgcaacttgggaaacaggagagtatctacaaaaagcttatgaagaattttataacaaatggttcataacccaaatctcgggacgagatttttataaggggggagggctgtaacaccccggtgttatgcctatatttaggcactgcaaatcacgcatatcatgcatcatcaagcatccaaatcatacatgcttaatcatgtgaataacaagtgaaacactgcttcgaaacatctaaaacatgttgtgaaacctgaatgttgcatgcctttattagaattgttttgccctgattttgtttgctaggttagtagaacttgtttggttataattgtaaatcatctagaattgtttatcacaatttttggagcaaggtttgtatttgaattattgtcaaattttgctttaaaaataattctccaaacatTAGGGTTTAAGTCAAAatttactttaattttataattcaaaatctataatgAATTGGACGTTGGtattaaaatcaaagttgtagaggataaaattttgagcaacttttatttttggcccaaagtttgaaactgcattgatttagtccaaaaattcatttgaatgaaaaaggaattcaaattaatttgaaaaatcttgtttttaccttcgtgggccttgcgcctcgttttcggcccagccgcaccggcggcccggcctgccttcgCGCCGCGCCTTGCTCCCGCAGCCGCTTCGCCGGCCTAGGCCCACGCCGCGCCTgccgctcgcccgcactcgcgcgccCGTCGCTGCGCCACGCCGCGACCGCGGCAGAGAAATTCCGCCGTGTGGCGACCACGCAccggcgtcgcccgccgcgcggcagccacgacctgacaccgcgcccacgtgcccgccttcacctgctggtgcccgcgcgctcgctcactcccgcccgcgtttcctctcctcccctccagAGTCGAGAGCTCGAGCTCTGTCgctcgccgcgcccgcagctccgccggcgtcgagctcccgcaccaccgcgccattccctGATTGCTCGTGCCCACTACTCCGCCTCGCCTTCCCTCGACTCACGCTCgtgcttgcgccgccttccgagcctagggtgagcttccccgcgcctcgccaccgacggccatggcgccgtcgtgctcggccgccgtgggactcccccttcctccccttctccaccctgcttagctgcctgctcgcattcgccaatgcctcacgaacctcctgcgctcgcttgcttgcgctgccgtggccggagatggccgccggccgctggccgagccgcgccgccgcgccagcgcgcgcgccGGCGGGGCACTCTGCCTCAgccggccaggccgagccaggccatgggctgacgccctgttgggccgtctccccctccctcgcgctcgggccgcgcaggccggttgTGGCCGTGGGCTAGTTTGTTTCcacgggctggcccagtaacgtttaagtgatttgatttccctttattctttattatgtgaaatctaaaatggtttgaaaaatgtttgggtgatcaaacttgctccaaatttgttgaaacaaacttttctaggttccttatcatcagatctactgggaaaaaattgtgcatgtcatttttgaaatactcttctgtagggttttatttaatcatggatattgctgataacttgaaaaatgtgtaaaaAAATCGATtatcttcagaaaaatatgattccaagtttgttaatcttattatgtcatgtacttcctaggaaaaatatgtttcatgcatgtgctgtgggaaaattttgaggtgtagttcaagtacttttaatggctgagttttgttatttttgctagagaacaaattttgtataaaacatgcatgtgataatttttgtacagtcattatatcctatgaagaacctaggaaaaatattaattctattgtttgacacttttcatagtacaaagcaatttcatgctcatttttatgctatagcttgtcatttttgtgtaggatagtttacttatccaaatgccatgaaatttttatggtagtttgtttaggatagtattatgctactgtaattttcttagatttttaggagcatcagaaatatatgttgctattcaaacctattattaattagggtttaagcaagtgttgctttaagtgtgattaagaaattagtaaagctttggtgtatctttgaagcatttcataagatatgttgacttaacatattagtagtagaagagaatgcagtagatgacatgtgcttgtagtatagtttcttggatgatgttgactaccttgcatttaaacatatccattgcattcatctccttcgatgcaccgtttacataatcacttacgcgcattgcatcatacaggatcgcaaaccgagaacccagtcgtcatacccgaggagcccgaggagcagctcgaggtgcagcagtaggaagtgccagaagccgacgaggaggacgttgaggaacttccggagtgccccgatcaccgcccgagctccttcgagagaggcaagccccggagcatttttctcccagtttgcaattatttaattaaatgctttactttaattgatgcattatgttcaggagttgtttgcaaccgttgctgcattataccttgcttacctttgttatactatatccttgttaccctggtatccgcagtcgagtcaatgcttagctggcttagaccggtagaagtcaggtgattttctgtcacctgcgagctataggtggttacctggatctgcttggatgactatgaagtcatggtataactaagtgttaaatgaagttgagacaggacggagacttgcagagttttggactgtagtgttttccgtctgtgtcgattaaggaccgaccgttgttgggcctcaagtcatgttgaacgcatgccttacatttaacTGGCCGGATAATGTACCttctgaccgcgaagctgggagatttttcgggccgagtagattgcccgcaatgcactgtgctggagcaggtgtggtaggacacaggggtgggatgataagaccaaagtgcagtcggtcgtcccccgggtacatgtggttcctggcaaactcaagattcctggaaagttgactcggtgatcaatatctcactttagcgggtgagtgaggtttgtgtaaggaataaatcaccagctggttaggaatcgattcgaatcgccatcgctcctggatagtgagaacttgacttgagttactttatcgtagtaaatgtttatggaacacttggatagttataatgaatatgacagtaaggaagttgtttaatgatcattggttatcattatctgcttaatcacatgttcactctagtataggtgcaaatctagtcgacaggttaataataattaacttggcaaaaatgcttttctaaaggttcttgaaatgctaaaaatgcttctttttgcaaatgagtcagctaccctactataaagcccttcataatccttggtgtcatttatttttggttatgtcgggtaagtctagctgagtaccttctcatactcagggttttattctcacttgttgcagatggacagatgtattatgactactatatcaactgcctttatcctgcgatgggtgatgcttaggacgatgggcatggtcattccttacgtctcatctaatgcttttgttggagatgatcattcgctggcactatatttaaactccgcgtgagtgtgtgtgtggtttgaacaaatgacttccgctactttattcgaactggttttgtaataactatgttgaaactcggatgtatccgtgatgcaaacttttatgtaagttgtgatggtgaccgctaaacttattatgatcatggctgggacacgagttggtttgaaatccttcgtgatttcacggactaccgggttatacgggcttaagtttgttcaatcgtctgctctggtggatgattttcttacttaatttcgtataattggtcggttctgtcacaagCAGGCGCGCGCATGCTCTGTTGGGCCGCTGCTGGGCCACGAGCGCGGGCGGCATTTCGTCGCTAGGCCTAGCACTGTTTCAACAGGCTGGACCAAATGAACAGTAGAACTGTGTTATTGTTTTATTCATTTTCATAAGTAAATTGTGATGATTTTTTTGTCTAGTTTCAacctctgtcaaaatttgaaccaacgggatattTTTTCAGAGACTAGATTAGTACAgttaaatgcttctgaaaagtagataaataattTTTTCATCTTTTCGCTGCAAtgttaaagtttattatcttctaattaattcgaaccaacgggagaatttaatttgaagagtagtcatttttagtcagtaaattataatattgttatttttttgaccaacgttgataatagcaatattataatgtttattcataagttttccatgcattaattctatttctgcccaacggtgacgtagaattagtgtataagaatgttgtatgttttaattttgaccaacattaAATTAAATCATGCAATTATgatgtcatattttctcactatctcggACAGTGTTTTTTAAGACTCAACCCAATGGCTTTTATCTCACATATACCGtctcttgaagggggcaactacaggatatggcgagagaagtatgaactagcacttgcgctgtctgaaaatgacctagcgcttacctccccGTGTCCGACTGAGCTAGTGGACCTGGTGAGGGAAGATAATGAGATTGACGCTGATTTCACTGCACGGCATCGAGATAATGCAAAAGTGTGGATGAAATATGATCTTGAACGCaagaaatgggacatttcaaaccgcaagtggttgatgttggctAAGTACACTATTTTAGATGCGATAAGAGGGTCTATCCCAGATTGTGATACCGCCGCAGAGTATCTTAAGAAAGTtgagagtcagttcactgactCTTCAAAGTCTTATGCca
This genomic interval carries:
- the LOC136511248 gene encoding uncharacterized protein; its protein translation is MAFISHIPSLEGGNYRIWREKYELALALSENDLALTSPCPTELVDLVREDNEIDADFTARHRDNAKVWMKYDLERKKWDISNRKWLMLAKYTILDAIRGSIPDCDTAAEYLKKVESQFTDSSKSYASTLIKKLFNKKYTGGGIKEHILKMSNTASKLKPMDFRLKDEFLIHLVFAPLSKEYETFVVNYNMQPDKWDIEKLIAMDSVRGEPCKVEKEELKLQIELKLKLKPLEISL